In Miscanthus floridulus cultivar M001 chromosome 8, ASM1932011v1, whole genome shotgun sequence, the sequence AGGAAAAGACTGATAGTAAACGGAAAAGGGTCCTATAAGAACTTATTATGTAAAAATATAGAATATGTTTCCTAAGAAAAGGTACCCCTACACTGCAGAAGGCTAACACCATAATCTCAGCATATCATGATAAGGATACTAAATTAAATAGAAGGAATGAGCTCTGCAGTGAATAGAAAAACATATATTTATACAGGCGATTAGAAGCAGAGGTCACACTAAAACACTCCATGCTACTGTATGTCCCACAGCAAacataagaaaagaacaaagtCAGCAATGTTGGTTGTTTGATAAAAAAAGTACAGGTCTACAACATAGGTATTAGTAGGCACAAAATGGATGGCCCAAAATGAGAATAGAGATTTATACAGGCAGAACTGACCTTCAAATTTGGAGGGAATAGGCAGCACAACAAAAACAGTTTGGTTCATGGAAACAAAGTAAAATAAAATGAGGTTTGCAGCTCCAAATCTAGAAGTAGGCAAACTGTAACAAACCAAATGCTCTCTGCATTAAGGGAATGAAGTGCAACTTCTGAATGTACTGGTACAAAATTACTGGTGAATCTATAAACTATTGGCATCTAATCTAACCATAAAAAAAGTAATACAAACAGAAATGACAGGATGAGTACCTGAAATTCTAAAAACACTATTAATCTCACATTCTCATTATTGAAAGAAGAAAACTGGAGACCATACCCAGCATGAGGCTCCATTGTGAATCAAGATCTTGCAAATCTCCATTGGCATATAACTGTAAAAATAAAGTGATTTTTAGCATAAATCAACAATAGGGAAATGCTATAAGCTGCATTTGTGTACATATAAAGATAGCACATACATACATTGACACATAAATAAGTACGGAACCATAGTATGAGATAATCCCAGTCAAATTGGTATGCAGCAAACTAActatcatagatcaatgtttTCTGAAAAATAAAATGAATTGGTTTGGACACTGCCACCGCTGCTCCACCAACGGACCTGGCTGCCTGGAAGAGAGGACATCGAATCAGGAAAAAAAAAACGAAATCATCATGTAGCATATTTACATAGTTGCTCAGGTTTTTTCCTGACCATATCGGGCTTGCATCTGAACTTACAACTGCATAAACAACAACTGGCTATATGTGCATCCTCCGCTCGCACCATGATCTGCTCGAACCCTAGTATGAAGAACTAACCAGTCTAGGTAAATTTGAGAGAGAGGAGCGATGAAGGGGTGTGGCATATAGAGAGACGGGGATGTTCAGCCTGGAGCACTTCTCGGACTTGGAAATCACACAAACGCAGGTAGGTAAGACCTACCCAAACAGCAAGCAAATGAAGATCGGAAAACAGATCGAGATGAAAGAGGAGGGGGCGTGAACCTCATTGTTAGGACGGCGGCGAGGTACACTTGGGAGCCCATGCTTGCTGGCGGAGATGAGGATAAGGACGGCCTCTTATCGTCGCTCCTGCCTCGTGGATGCCGACGGCCCAAGCGCCGTCGCTGTCGCCGCCTCTCCGTCCGGTGCGGCGCGCAACCCTAGGCAAGGCTGGCCGCCGCTCCTGCCGGTGGAGAGGAAGAAGCGATGAATGAAGCGGTCCATGCCCGCAGGCTCCATCAAGCAAGGACGCCGTATCAGTGTCCGCCGCCGCCTCTCCGTCCTGGTGCGGCGCGCAACCCTAGGCAaggctggccgccgccgccgccggtggagaGGAAGAGGCGATGAATGAAGCGGTCCATGCGCGCAGGATCCGTCAAGCAAGGACGCCGCATCGGCATCCGCCGCCGCTGGGGGAGAGGAAGCGTCGCATCtacgggagagggagagggagaggaagatgaAGAAACATNNNNNNNNNNNNNNNNNNNNNNNNNNNNNNNNNNNNNNNNNNNNNNNNNNNNNNNNNNNNNNNNNNNNNNNNNNNNNNNNNNNNNNNNNNNNNNNNNNNNAATCTAGAAAAAAGTCATACAAAAATGATAAATTTCAGGTGCATATGCACTACAAGACAAAATTCTTGGGAATTTGTCTTCTAGTGCAGGTGCAcctgaaattttttatttttgtataaacttctacaaaacaagtttacatCTCACCTTTTGTGTCGAAGTATGTCTATAGATTCACTATGGATATGCATCGTTTCAACATGTACGCACACAAGcgcaaaaaaaataaaaggggGAGGAACCAGAAGTTAACACAGTTTCAATATTGTGTTAGCTGAGAACAAACCCCTTTATTTCTATAAGATACTGCAGATCCTATTGATGATTATTTTTCAGTAACCATCCAGTATCCAGTAAGAAAAAATGGATACTGTGATTGTCTAGCTAATAAGATATATTAGTGCAGGTGCAAGTGGAAATGTTTCAACTGTGCACTATCAAATTTTATCGAGAATTGACAATTAAGATGCTAAATAAGACAAACCAATAAAGCAATGCTTCCTTACAAAACTGAAACAAGAAATCAACTGAACAACCAAAGTGAAGAGCTTACCATTCTATTTAACCCAATCTCGGGTACATACAAGAGCCTCGATTGTTTTGATACTTAATGTGCTCCATTGCTTATGTATTACATTTACCTCACCGCTTAACGCGGCCTCAAAATTAACAGCAGAAGCTGGCACTGCCAGGACATCACATGCCATAACTGAAAGGGTTGGATACTTTGTAGAATTACTCATCCACCAGTTCAGAATATCAAAATCATCCTTTCTTGGGACAAGACCATCTTCAAGGTAGTTGTCAAGTTCAGTCAATTGTTGATTCCTTGTCTGTGCATTAAGATGCTCATCCCAATCTTCCAATGAATCACTGTCAAATCCATCCAACTCAACATCACGAGCTTCACGAGCTGATGTATCGGCACCCAAGTTATCTGAAAGACCACAATATTCATGGAACAGCTCCCTTATTGTATCACGAATGGCAGATACATACTTTTCTGCATCGGTACCGAAAGCTCGCTTCAACCGGAACTGGATAAAAGTCATTTTGAATCTGGGGTCAAGAACAACAGGTATCGACAGCCACACGTATGAATTTTGCCAATACTCATTGAATGCTTCCTGCATCTCCCAAACCATGTTAGCAAGTTCAGTGTGATCAGTTGATGCTTCTTCTTGCAAAGCTGTTCTAACTTTCCACAGTTCATTGAAGTACATATTTGCTGTGGGGCAAACAGGACCACAAATCACTTCAACAGCACGATAAAAAGCCCTGAGTATCCTGCAAACACACTCAACAGTTTTGTTATCTTCTGCAGATAACAATTCTTCAGAGGGAAATGACTTCTTGAAATGCAGAAGAACTTCAAGCCTAAAGTAAATTCTGTGCCACCATTTAGCATCTTCCTGTGGGCACTTCAATCCCATATGTGCAACAACTTCTAGAAGTTGCTGTCGAGTCAGAGATGAGGACATATGTGCCTGAATAAATTTCTCTAGTATGTTACCAACATGATAAAGCACTGGTTGCCCTTTTGAGACAATGCTGTTAAGCACATCATTCACACAAGCGATATTGCATAGCTCACCTCTAATAGGAAGGCATTTCCTTTGGATGAGCAAGTCCATCAGCTTTGCGGTTCCCTCATCATTTCTAATTTCACTGCCAGACGTCAAGCTGAAATGCTTCTGATCAAGATTCCAATCTCTTATAGCTTCCTGTATGACATTAAATGGTCCAATATCAGAATCTAGCACACAGGCCTCCTTAAACTGTATCATCCTTTCCAAACTAGTAGGTGAGGACCAAAACACACCAAATTTGATGGTTTTCCTTTGAAGTTTCCAGTCAGAATCAATAAAATGCACTGCCAAACAGAGATACTTCACTGAGGCCTCAGCTCCATGAGGAGCCCAAACACTTGCTGACAAGGAAACCCGATGGGACAAGAGTGCAATTCTTTCCTTAAGGTCAGCCTTTTCTTTCTGAAACAAAAGAGTTGAATACTCTTCTATATCAATGCTTGAAGCCATGCTAAATGTGGGGTTTAGGCTCTTTGCAAACCTTCTCATTCCTTCATGCTCGACAATCGACAAGGGATAGCCATGTGAAATAATCATTCTAGTTAACTCTTGATAAGATGCTTCTTGGTCAGGTTTCCTGGTTATATCAGTAGCAGTCTGAGCTGATGAGGTATTTTGCTCTGAGGGACTCATATCATCCATTGCTGGTAAAGCTAGAACATGACGTTCGCCTGAGATGCCTTTGAGGAACTTACTAGCATATTCTGCAATCTGAACTTTGCCATTTGTCAATGCAGGTGATAGCTCGTCTTGAAGGCTAGATTTAGATCTTGGTATACTGGACTGGAACAACACACCTTTCTGATGATTTAGGCTATTTCCACTCCGTGCTGGACAAGTCTGAGTATGCCGGTTCAAATGGCTTCTACCTTTATCTGCACTGAGTCGCTTGTGGCAATGGACACAGTCAGCACCGTGGACTCTCCCTTGAACATAGAATGGTATAAAATCCTTCCAGACCTTTGACCTGAATTTGCTATTCTCACTATGAGTCAACAACTTTATCTCATCAAGTGAATCTGGAAGAATTTGGTCCACCGGCTCTACTTCATTCACCACTACATGTATAATGTACAAAGTTTGAATAGTTCAGTCATAATATGCACAAAAAATGAAAGACAAAATTTTCCATGAAGAAAGCAGGATTTTAGCTTCATACAACATACAGACTAACAAACCACGAAATTTATGAAATAAAGAAAAATGAGAGGCCAATGCACTGTACATAGTCTATTGTATGCTCCTCTGTGTTAACAATGCATCTTTTAAGTGttctaaaaatgcttctttttaacTCGGCCACTGAGACAGATTAAACAAGCACTAACCACTTAATATCCTTCACAACATTAAAGTAGGAGCGCAGAACTAAAAGTAAAAAAATGTAAGAAAATATTTTATCTTTAAAATGGTAATCATCATGAAATGACAGTCCCATTGTAAAGGCATAAAAGCTTCCATACTAATTAAGGAACTAGAAACTTCTACAAAAAATTATAGCATCTGATGATCAATGTAGTGAAGCTTACAAAATACATAATACCACATAATATCATTATGCAGTCTACAGTTGTATTAGCTGCTTGAAATGAAAATTGGCATCTCTCTTAAGAACTAGTCAGTAGCTAAAGCATACCATATGGCAAGTCTGCGTCCTGTTGAAATGGGCTTGGACAAGACCCATCTTTTGCTCGGCAAATTTTCTGGTGTCGCCACAAATGACTTGTCCCATTGGATTGACCATCAGCACCTCTGCAACTCATGCGAATATGGCAGTAGCGACATTCCGCGCTCTGAATTGCTCCATCTACAATGATGGgcttgtactcgtcccaaacctTGGACCTCTTCTTTCTGAGTCTGGAGGGGCCATCAGAAGCTGCTCCTACTTTCATGTCATCACTGTCATGCTCGTCCAACTGATCCATATCTGCAGATAACCCAATATTATTAACTTTCtcaaacacaacaacaacaacaacaacaacaaagcctttaagtcccaaacaagttggggtaggctagagttgaaacccaacagaagcaatcaaggttcaggcacgtgaatagctgtcttccaagcactcctatctaaggctaagtctttgggtatattccatcctttcaagtctccttttattgcctctacccaagtcaacttcggtcttcctctgcctctcttcacgttactttCTCAAACAACATTTAATCTAAATTAAACAGAATGACAAACACCATAATAAAAATGCTTAATCGCCATGAGGAAATGTCAAGAGGTTCCACTGAAAGCTGAACTCCACAGAAAACCTCTCAGCATAAAATGCCAGAAGCATTCTGCACAAACAAACAATAAGTGCAGAAGCTAACTACTACAAGGACATCAAGGTGCCAAACGCAAAGCAGATAGCCATTAACTCCCACCCATccttactactccctccgttccaaattataagtcgctttgacttttttagtaCATCAATTTTGCTACgcatctagataaataatatgtctagatacatagcaaaatggatgaaccaaaaaagtcaaagtaacttataatttggaacggagggggtATTTATTAACAAGGACATACTTGCAATCACCACCACTTCATGCACACAGACAGCTACAACTATAAAGCTAACACATAGTATTCTCTAAGCAACTTCAAGTCTCCAAGCGCCCAATTAATGACAGAGGACAGAATAAATTCAAGGTAGGGCGAAGTCAATAGCATAGACCACAAAGTAAGGTTTAACATCGAAGTATAGAACACacatagggcctgtttggattgtcAGAATTCATCTGAATTTGAGTCAGTTTGCACACCAGTCTGTTTGGCTCCACACAGGAATTATAAAGTAACATTCCAGAGCTTTGAATCCTAGAAGATGAGGGCCAACAACCAATTCACGGGCTTATATATGGAAATTGATTCTCCATCCCTTCCCCACGCCCCTGACTCGCCCCATGCCCTCATCCTGATTCCCGAGCTCTGCTCTCAGGGCCATGGCAGGTAGGGTTTCCTAGTGCCAGCCCTTCAATAGGGCCCTTCCTCCATCCATCACCAGATCTGAGCGAGACGTCCGCGTCCTCCTACCATCCTAGAAGCGAGTTCTGCACACGGGCCACCTGCACGACATGCACCACCACCTCCATCTCCCTAGTGCAATCCCTCACCCTGCCGCCGATGTGGCAATCCTAGAACCACTTGTGCTCCGTCTCGACCAGGAGCTGCCCCGCGCTGAGGGAGGATGCTGCCGTGCAGGGGCAGGCCAGCGGTGCCCTGTGGCAGATGCAGCGGCAGTGGCGCCCGCCCCACTCCGGCGCGGTGGCAGCAGCCCATGCCCAGCTGGCGACATGGAGGCTGCCCATGGAGAGGTCGGTGGAGTCCCCAAGATTTGTTGGCCCTACCAGATTAACCCTCACCTCGCCGCCCGCCTCCCTCCTCTTCGTCCAATGGTTTGGGTCGACTAATACACCAGCATCTGTTCTCCAGTTACTCACCCAGCATCGGAGAAATGCAAAAGGCCTTGCAATGTTATTCATTCTAGAGACTGCAGCTCATAAAGTCTCCCCTCTTTCAGTTATCGCTCCCCCAAGACTTACCATTTTACTTCCCCTGAGATATGCAAAATTTCATTCGTTCTTGAAAATACTTCTCCTGTTTCGGTTAATTCCATGTCTGCACTCTTTCACCTGACAGCTGAGTATTGCTTCACCAGTAGTTGGTTAAATCATTCTAGAGAATCCATCACTTGGTTAGTGCTGTTACTTAAAATCAGTAGTGGGAAACTATGGTTGTACCAGGATGCTACGCTCGGTTCCCACTTCCTGGTGCTTTTGATACCCACCGCCAATTAACAAAACTCTAAGAATCAGCCAAACAAAAATTGGAATTTAATTCTAAGAAAAAGTTTCCATgtccaaccaaacaaaaaaaaaatgaattgaATCAAATTCTAGGTAACCCATTTCTCGTGGAATCTAATTGCTATAATCATCTTTGTTAAAAGAATTGCTATAACCATTCATGGAATGAGATTCAATTACAGGGATCCAAACAGCCCCATATAGAAATGATCCCTCGGTCAAGCATCAGACATCTTGTTGTGCAATTGAACATTGATAATATTTATTTCCGAAAAGGCCCATTCAACTGTTATGTAGCACCAATACAGATATGCATATCTCCACCTGCCATttggaaaatatatatatatatgtggacaCAATTTAATTTTGTTTAAAAACATAACAAGGCATGCCATCTAGGTTTTGTAGCAATCAGCGACACCACTAACAGAGCAGGAGCACATAGTTCACAGGATGagaagaaaaggaagaaaagggGAAGAACAAGATGAACTCACCTCGGCTCCCAACGGATTGCTGCCTTCTCAGTCAGTGATCCCACTGCCGTCGGATCTGCAAAGCAGCAGCGCCAATCCACCACTGAGCACCAAGGGATCTGTGAAGAAAGGAACGCAAGCGCGCCACCACACCAGACAAGGGAAGTCAGCAGAACCTGGTGTTGAATCAGGGCAGATTTGAGGATCGAAGCGCACATTCCAACAGTGCTGCGAGCCGCAAAGGTGGGATCTAAGTAGGGTTAGGTTGGAGCTGGATGGATCTGTGGGTTGGTGAGTGTTGGGGGGTGCGCATGCTGGAGCCCGCCCAGTTCATCGTCTGGGCTCAAGTGAGCTCTGCAGGGGCTTTTGACCTCAGGACATAGAGAACATCGTCCATGCAAACACGCGTTATGGCCCAAATTGTTAAGCCATTTGGCCGTTTAGGATATTTGAAGTTTGCAGCGCTTATTTTCAGGAAAATGGTGGCAGCGGCACTTTCAAAGTTTTCTTTTTGGCAAAAAAGAAGAGATGTGCTTGCCAAAAGATAAAACAAACTACACCGACACTCTTTGTTTGAAAAAGGGGCTAAACTCATGAGAAATCAGATCGATATACGTATTTTCAAATGAAAGACCCCGCCAGCAATGGGCTGATATTCAACTCCATGTAACTCATACTCACACTCACGCTGTTCATAGCAATGCAGCAGAACCTGgtcaagaaaagaaaaaacagaaATGCAGATCCCACACTACCAGCGCTGAAACTGAAAGAAAACTATAGTTTAACTTCCTGGAGTCTGTGCTTCAGAGTTCAGAGTGAACTACCTTCCACTAAACTTGGCTAAACTTATGTAAAAAAAATGGATCATATGTACTCTATAGACCGGTAGACACCCATAACCGATACGTACATACACAATTGTAAAAGAGACTAAGCGAGACTACCAGTAATGGGGCCAACCTTCATAATAATGGAGAAAGAATAGGACTACATACAATTATAATCATAAAACAGATCGAGCAAAATGAAAAATCGATGCCCCAAAAATCATCACTTAATTACGGAACAAAATACAAGGTATACGGCGCCAAGAGGAATATGGGGGTGGCACCCGCGCAACCCCAGCACGGGTCCCCGCCGCTAGCGACTCCCGGCGGCCAGGGTGGCGGCGGCAAAATACGAGGTGGGCGCGCGCAGTACTTCGGCAGGGAAGGGGATGATGCGGGGGATAGATGGGGGCAGGGGAGCTAGAGGAGGCGCACCTGGATCGACGAACGTCGTTGGAGGAGGTCGCGCGGGAACggggcggccggccggcggcgTTGCCTTTCCCTTTCTGCGGGAGCCGGGAGCGGACAGCAGCGACCCGACGTGCCCAGGGTAACCCAGTCCGACCCGCCCCAACCCGCATTTGCAGTGAACCCAACCCGCCCCGACCCGCCCCCATTTCCACCCAGTGACCCAGCCCATACAACTCATTTCGGCCCAGCCCATGCATTGTGACGCTATTCAGTGTTCACTGCGTCGCAGCAGCAGCACCTGCCGGACGAACCCAACCCAAAGCATCGTAGGGTTGAAAGCGGTTACATTTCAATACGAAAACGAAATCGAATTCGGGAAGGTCGGAAACGAACACGAAAACGAACTAACGGGATAtcgaaaacgaactaattcgGTCGGGAacatgtcgaacacggtcggaaTACGAAAAGCAAAACGGAAACACCGGCCCGTAGAACCTAGTTGAGCATGACAACATGCCAACAGTCCGATACCGACAGTCCGACACAACCACACATGGTCATGCACAATTCACTTGTACACATACATTGATACACAAATCACCAATTCACCATGACAATTGATAAATAGGCAACATGTCTAAATATTTAGAGACATTTGGGCTAGCCAACAGGTTATATTTCAGCAGCACTTCCCGAGTTGCTCGAGTTGCTGGCTGGGCCGTTGGCTGCTCGAGTCGCTGGCTGTGGCTGGGCCGCTGGCTGCTCGAGTCGCTGGCTGGGCCGTTGGCTGCTCGAGTTGCTGGCTGGGCCGCTCCGCTGGCTGCTCGAGTCGCTAGCTGGGCCGCTGGCTGCTCGAGTTGTTGGCTGGGACGCTCCGCTGGCTGCTCGAGTTGCTGGCTGGGCCGCTGGCTGGGCTGGGTAAGAAGTAAATTCGGAATGTCCGCTTTGCGTATACGGGATATCCCGAAATAAAAACGGGATATGCGAAAACGATCGGGATAGGGCCCAAACCGATTTCATCCCGATTTCGAATTTCGTGTCCCGTTTTCCATACCGATTCCGTttttgtccgaaaatacgaatACGATTGGGTTAAATGTAGAAATCGGGGCGGAACGGAACGGGATATATCCCGACCGTTTTCAACCATAAAGCATTGTGATAGCAGAAGACGGGAAAACCCTTATCCAAGCTGCGTGGCTAATCTGCGCTTTTAGACTTTTCATTCAAACTTAGAAACTAAAACATCTTAGGGCTGTTTGGATTCCGGCCACAGCTCGCCTAGCCACAGTTTATGGCACGCCACAATTCGTAAGGCTCCTGTTTGGTTTACACGTAGACCAGGGCAGCCACAACGCCACAACGCTCATTGGCCGCCGCACTTTGTGGCGAACGATTTCTACGCCGCCGCCACAACTCGCCGCAACTTAGTGGTGGCGCAGCCTGGCCCATAACCAAACATCCCCTTATTAGCTAAAAGAAGGCAACCCGTTAGTAGCGGCGAGCGAGCGGAGCAAGCTTCTTAATCAAAAGAAATCTGAAGGTTCATTGGATTAGTTGTGGACTGGATGCAAGCAGCAAGCATGGACTGGATGTAAGCAGCAAGCAGCAAGTTGTACAGAGTCTGTTTTGGGGCACAAATGTGTGTAGGCCTGCTCCAGTCCCACAGGAGATTCAGACAACTGAGTGAAAAT encodes:
- the LOC136472062 gene encoding zinc finger BED domain-containing protein RICESLEEPER 1-like isoform X2, which gives rise to MDQLDEHDSDDMKVGAASDGPSRLRKKRSKVWDEYKPIIVDGAIQSAECRYCHIRMSCRGADGQSNGTSHLWRHQKICRAKDGSCPSPFQQDADLPYVVNEVEPVDQILPDSLDEIKLLTHSENSKFRSKVWKDFIPFYVQGRVHGADCVHCHKRLSADKGRSHLNRHTQTCPARSGNSLNHQKGVLFQSSIPRSKSSLQDELSPALTNGKVQIAEYASKFLKGISGERHVLALPAMDDMSPSEQNTSSAQTATDITRKPDQEASYQELTRMIISHGYPLSIVEHEGMRRFAKSLNPTFSMASSIDIEEYSTLLFQKEKADLKERIALLSHRVSLSASVWAPHGAEASVKYLCLAVHFIDSDWKLQRKTIKFGVFWSSPTSLERMIQFKEACVLDSDIGPFNVIQEAIRDWNLDQKHFSLTSGSEIRNDEGTAKLMDLLIQRKCLPIRGELCNIACVNDVLNSIVSKGQPVLYHVGNILEKFIQAHMSSSLTRQQLLEVVAHMGLKCPQEDAKWWHRIYFRLEVLLHFKKSFPSEELLSAEDNKTVECVCRILRAFYRAVEVICGPVCPTANMYFNELWKVRTALQEEASTDHTELANMVWEMQEAFNEYWQNSYVWLSIPVVLDPRFKMTFIQFRLKRAFGTDAEKYVSAIRDTIRELFHEYCGLSDNLGADTSAREARDVELDGFDSDSLEDWDEHLNAQTRNQQLTELDNYLEDGLVPRKDDFDILNWWMSNSTKYPTLSVMACDVLAVPASAVNFEAALSGEVNVIHKQWSTLSIKTIEALVCTRDWVK
- the LOC136472062 gene encoding zinc finger BED domain-containing protein RICESLEEPER 1-like isoform X1; this translates as MFNCTTRCLMLDRGIISIWGCLDPYMDQLDEHDSDDMKVGAASDGPSRLRKKRSKVWDEYKPIIVDGAIQSAECRYCHIRMSCRGADGQSNGTSHLWRHQKICRAKDGSCPSPFQQDADLPYVVNEVEPVDQILPDSLDEIKLLTHSENSKFRSKVWKDFIPFYVQGRVHGADCVHCHKRLSADKGRSHLNRHTQTCPARSGNSLNHQKGVLFQSSIPRSKSSLQDELSPALTNGKVQIAEYASKFLKGISGERHVLALPAMDDMSPSEQNTSSAQTATDITRKPDQEASYQELTRMIISHGYPLSIVEHEGMRRFAKSLNPTFSMASSIDIEEYSTLLFQKEKADLKERIALLSHRVSLSASVWAPHGAEASVKYLCLAVHFIDSDWKLQRKTIKFGVFWSSPTSLERMIQFKEACVLDSDIGPFNVIQEAIRDWNLDQKHFSLTSGSEIRNDEGTAKLMDLLIQRKCLPIRGELCNIACVNDVLNSIVSKGQPVLYHVGNILEKFIQAHMSSSLTRQQLLEVVAHMGLKCPQEDAKWWHRIYFRLEVLLHFKKSFPSEELLSAEDNKTVECVCRILRAFYRAVEVICGPVCPTANMYFNELWKVRTALQEEASTDHTELANMVWEMQEAFNEYWQNSYVWLSIPVVLDPRFKMTFIQFRLKRAFGTDAEKYVSAIRDTIRELFHEYCGLSDNLGADTSAREARDVELDGFDSDSLEDWDEHLNAQTRNQQLTELDNYLEDGLVPRKDDFDILNWWMSNSTKYPTLSVMACDVLAVPASAVNFEAALSGEVNVIHKQWSTLSIKTIEALVCTRDWVK